The sequence below is a genomic window from Bdellovibrio sp. ArHS.
CATCTTTCAGAACTTTGTCGAGTTCTTGGACGGAACTTTGCAGTTCTTGCGGCGTTTTAAAGTCTTTGTATTTGATTTTGTTAAGACGGTCGTTCAAGGCACGAATGTCTTTTTCTTGAGGAAGCGTTTTAAGACGAGCGTCCCAGGCTTGCTGCTTGCCTTTCAGATCCGCATCGAATTTTTCAAGCATGGCTTTGGAGGGCAGACTTTCTTGAAGCTTCTGCAATTGGGCATTGGCATCAGAGCCCCCCAGCATAGCGATCACATCACCAAGAACATTTTCGCCAGCTTGTCCTTGCGCTTCTTTAAGAGCTTGGGCTTTTAATTTGTCGGTCATGCTAGGTTGGCCATCATCGGGCTCTGGCGGTTTTACCTTGCCGGGCTTTTTTCTTAAGACGCCGAATTCAATTTGTTCGACGGCGGCCTCATTGACAACGACTTTCGCTCGAAGCAAAGCGTCCCATAGCATAGAGAAGCGAATATCGCCAATTTTTATAGAGTCATGGGTGGGGCGTTCCGCATCAGTGATTTCGATACCCTGGATACGCAAGCTGGCGTTGAAAAAACTTGTTTCCAGTTTCGCGATGTTGACTTCGGCGCCGACGGCATTATAGCCAGCCCATTCCAGAGCGCGGCGCAAATGAGCGTCAAAGAAGAAATGGAAGTAGAGACCAATCAGGGCGCAGATGATGGTGAAAGGAATAATCGCTTCCCAGCGAATGAGGCCCTTTTTCTTTAGCGGTTTTGTCGGAGTTTCTTGAGTTGTATTTGCCATGATTTATTCCGCCTATCCGTAAAGCTCGTCGTATTTAAGATACCAATTATAAAATTTTGTCGCGGCAAAGGCTTTCCAGAATTTTGTATTCTTGAAGCGGGCAACCACCGTCGCGCGGTATTTGTTGATCAGGATTTTGAAGGCAACAAATGCGAAAGGAAGAAGCAAGATTGACACGATCATCGAGCCCATCACGATGCTGTTATTAAAGCGGGTCATGGGAACAAACGGCATGTTGTACATGGATGTGAAGAGCGGTCGAAGACTTTCGGTTTCTAAGACAGCTTTGCCAAGAAGATGCGCCGGATAGTCGAACAGAAAGGCGACGAATTTAAAAAAGAAGGCGGAAATAAAGGCCGCGCCGATTTGCACTCGGAAGACAAAGATCAGAAAAAAGACGATCAGAGTTTGAATGGACAGCACAGGGGAAAATCCCAGTATCAATCCCAAAGAAAGTCCCACAGCCAATTGATTGGTTCCTGTGTCTGAATTCAGGAGCTTTAAAAAGTTGAAAATCTGCTTCAGTAAGAGAGTCATTTCATTCCTCCAAGTGAAATTCTAATAAGCTTAAATGCAAGGCGGCAAGTAGAAAGCCGAGGACACGGGAGGCAACTTGTCGTAAAATGAGCACATCGAAAAATGGCTTCTGACACGAGGGTGAATAAGATGATGCAGTGGGAGACTCTGATTCGGGAAACTGTTCAACTGGGCGGCCAGTTGGTTTTTCTGAGCGATAAAGCTCCTGCCGATCAAGATAAGTACTTCGAGGCACTCCGAACTCATTTTAATTATGGGATTTCTTTTGTGAAGCGTTCGGTGGCGGACTTTCAGTCTGCGATCTTTCGCACCAGAGCCGCGGACCTGGTTTTATTTTTCGACACACAGGTCGAGTTTATCGATTCGTTGAACTCAGTCCTTCAGGGCCAACGCTTGGTTCTGGCCAAGGGGTCTTTTGTTAAAACACCCTTTGTTGATTTCGTCTGGTCTGGGGTCAGTCTTAAAGAGTGGACGCAAGTTCTTGAAAGCTTAAAGCAGAATTGGCAGCAGACAGCGGGCTTACCTCAGTACTCGGAGGCGCTGCAGTCTCCGTGTTTATTTTTGGATCGAGACGATGTCGTCGTTAAAAATGTTCCCTACAACAAAGCGGCGGATAAAGTGCAACTGCTGCCCGGAATTGGGGAGCTGATTAACTCTGCTCATAGCAAAGGGTACTGGGTGGCTCTGGTCACGAATCAGTCTGGGTTGGGGCGTGGCTGGATTTCCTGGAAAGAATATCAAGCTGTCCATCAGCAGATGCTTTCTTTATTAGCGGCACAAGGTGCTTGGATTGATGAATGTGTGTGGTCCGGGTTTATTGAAGAAGGCGCCCCTGTGGGAAATCTGTATGCCAGTCTTCGCAAGCCGCGTGCGGGAATGCTGCAAATGGTGCATGAGAAACTTCACGTTAGAATGGAAAATTCTATCCTTGTGGGGGACAGTGCTTCGGACATCATCGCGGGATTTTCAGCTGGCGTGGGGCGTCTGTATTTGCTGTCATCCGATAAGCTCAACAAGGAAAAAGAAAGTCTGGAAGCCTTCAAGAGACAAGACCCACGTCTTCAGTACGAGTGGGCACAGAACTTTTCCGATGTGATTTTGTAGTTAGCTTTCCTGCTCGATTTCTTTTGCTTCTACACGATCTTTACGGCGTAGGTAAAAGAACGCGCCACCCAGACTTAGCACAAAGGTTCCCACCTGATAGGCGGTGATGACGGTCGGGCCCAGTTCAATCTGGCGGCCGACGTAAAGGTTGAACAAGAAATAGAAGGCGGCCTGACCGACGCCGACTCCGGCTGGAGAGATGGGGATGGCCGTCGCCATGAAGCCCAGAGGTGCCACAAGAAAATAAGTTCTGGCCGCCACATCATCGAAACCAGCCATTTGCCCGGCCAAATACAAAAAGATGATGGCACATGCT
It includes:
- a CDS encoding TIGR03546 family protein — protein: MTLLLKQIFNFLKLLNSDTGTNQLAVGLSLGLILGFSPVLSIQTLIVFFLIFVFRVQIGAAFISAFFFKFVAFLFDYPAHLLGKAVLETESLRPLFTSMYNMPFVPMTRFNNSIVMGSMIVSILLLPFAFVAFKILINKYRATVVARFKNTKFWKAFAATKFYNWYLKYDELYG
- a CDS encoding HAD-IIIA family hydrolase; translation: MMQWETLIRETVQLGGQLVFLSDKAPADQDKYFEALRTHFNYGISFVKRSVADFQSAIFRTRAADLVLFFDTQVEFIDSLNSVLQGQRLVLAKGSFVKTPFVDFVWSGVSLKEWTQVLESLKQNWQQTAGLPQYSEALQSPCLFLDRDDVVVKNVPYNKAADKVQLLPGIGELINSAHSKGYWVALVTNQSGLGRGWISWKEYQAVHQQMLSLLAAQGAWIDECVWSGFIEEGAPVGNLYASLRKPRAGMLQMVHEKLHVRMENSILVGDSASDIIAGFSAGVGRLYLLSSDKLNKEKESLEAFKRQDPRLQYEWAQNFSDVIL